Part of the Myxococcales bacterium genome is shown below.
CGCTGCCCCCACCGGTGTCGACGTTGATGATGCTGACGCTGGAACCACCGGTGTGGCTGACGGGCTCGTAGGCCGCCTTGCTGCCGGCGAGGACGTTCCCGATGCGCGACTCGACGCGCGCGATGGAGGTCTCGACATAACCGTCGGCGGCCTGCCGGAGGTTGCGGCGAACGTCCTGCTGCACCTCCAAGAGGAAGGTCGCGACGGCCTTCATCGACGGAAGGATCGTCGCCTCGATGAGGCCTTCGAGGAAGGTCTCGACGCGGTGCAGGATCGCTCCCGTGGGACCGAGACCGATGGTGTTCACGGCGCCCTTGAGCGTGTGCGTAAGGCGCATCAAGGTCTCGATGGCGGCCTTAGGCTGGTTCGTCTCCTCGAGGGCGAGGATGGCGCGATCGAGCTGATCGAGCAGCTCCGAACACTCCTGGTTGAAGGCGTCGACGAGGTCCGGCTCGGCGGGTAGCTGAACGCGCTCGCGCACGACGGCTTCCTTCACGCGAGGCGCCTTGGCGGGCTTCTTCGCCGCGGCGCTGGAGAACGACGGCTCCTCGGCACGCTCCGACTGGAGCAGCTGGGTCACGCGAGCGAGGCCGCGCTGCAGAACGGCGGCCGAGGTCTTGTCGGCGCTCGCGAGCGACTGAAGGCGGGCCGCCTCCGTCGCGATGGCGTCCTCGGCGACGACGAGCGCCGAACCCTTGAGCCGGTGGAACAACTTGCCCAACTCACCGCGAACTTCGCGCGCGCGAGGGTCGGCGGCCTTGGCGAGCTCGTCCAAGTATTGGCCCGCTCGCTCGCAGAGCTCCTTGGCCTCTTCCATGAAGAACTTCTTCGCGTCACCGACTTCGCTCGGCGGCTCAGCGGCCGACGCGGGCTCCTTCGGGGACTTCGCGACGTCGAGCTCGGGGAGGTTGGCGAGCTTGAGCAAGCGACGCGTGTCGCCGAGGAGGTTCTTGAGGAATTGCTCGTCGACGTCGGTGCCCGATTCGAGGACCTCCTCCATGCGCTTCTGGAGGCTCTCGGCGATCTTGCTGACTTCCTTCAGGCCGACCGTCGCGGCCGCGCCCTTGAGCGTGTGATAGATGCGCTCGACGTGGTCGGCGCTGGCCACGTTGGTCGGGTCTGCGAGGAGCGCTTGCAAGTGCCCCTGGAGCGCGACGACGAGCTCGCGGGCTTCCTCTTGGAAGATCGCCTGAAGCTCCTTGTCGATCTCTGCCGACTCTTCGCCGCTCGGCGACTCCTCGGCGAAGGAGAACTCCGCGCCTTCCTCGCCGCTCGGGCTGTCACCTGACATCGGCGGCGGCGAAAGCGTGATGGGCTTGAGGTCGACCTTGCGAAGGAGGCTGTTGGACTCGAGGGCGAAGGCCGCCAGCGTGTCTTCCCCGGCATCGAGGCGCCCGTCGGCGACGTCCTTCATCATCTTCGAGCAATCGGCGGCGGCGCTCGCGTATTGCGGGAGGTCGTTCTTCTGCGCGAGGACGTTGAGCTCGCCAAACATGCGCTCCAGCTTGCGCGCCGCCGAAAGGTCCGTGGCATCGACCGAGAGCGCGCTCACGCACTCCTGCACGCCGTAGAGGATCCCTTTGGCTTGCTCCAAGAATTCGCGATGCTGCACGGCGTGAATCGGCTCCGGCCCCGTCGCGCGCGACGGCGGCGGCCCCGGCTCTTCTTCGGCGAACGAGAACTCTTCGCCGCGGCTCGTGGCGACGGCGATCTCCGGCAGGTTCACCTGACGCAAGATTCGGTTCGTGTCGCGGGCAACTTGCTCGAGGAACCCGTGTGTCACGGGCGTCGTGTGCTCGACGACCCCCATCATGCGCGCCTGGAGCTCGGAGGCGGCTTCGCTCACGTTGCTGAGACCGGCAAACGAGGCGCTCCCCTTGAGGGTGTGAAAAATGCGCTCGACGCTCTTCGACGACGACTCGTCCTTGGGGTTCTCGAGCAACTTCTGCAGGTAGCCCTGCAGCGGCACCAACAGGTCGCGAGCCTCGTCGTGGAACATCGTGTCGAGCTCGCCCTCCGGGACGACCTCGAGCTCTTCGCTCGGGAGGTCGGTCACTTCTTCGGCGGGCGCTGCCACGTACATGACGCCGAGGCGCGGCGCGCCGGCCATGTGGAGCATGCGCTCGAGGTCGCGGATCTGCTGTTCGATGAACGCCGGCGTGATGCTCGTCGAACCGATGATGACACCCTCGAAGTTGCGGCGAAGCTGCTCCGAGAGCTTGTGAACCTCAGGGAAGCCGGCGGCGCCAGCGCCACCCTTGATGCCGTGGAGGATGCGCTCGATGTGACCCGCGGCGACCATTTTGTCGGCATCATCGATGAACGCTTGCACGTGGCGAGCGAGCGCTTCGCCGGACTCGCGGACCTCTTCACGGAAGATGACCTGAAGCTCTTCGTCGAAGACGGGCGCCTGCGACGGCGGGGCGCTGACGTCGTTCGGGTCGACGGTCGAGGCGGGGGCCGACGCGGCGAGGCTCGCGCGAACCTCGGCGTCGTAGGCGGGCCCTTCGACCTTCTCGGCGAACGGTGCGCCGACGACGTCGGCGAGCTTGTCGCGAAACGCGAGGAGGAGCCACTCGGCCTCGTCGCTGTCGTGCTTCAGCTCGAGGTCGAGCATGGCGCGCATCTCGGTGGCGCCTTCCGCGCAATGTTGCGCGATGCGCCGCGCCTCCTTCGCGTGAGCCTCGATGGCGCGGACCTCTTCAAGGCCCTTGCCGGCCAGATGCTCGAGCATCCGGGCGCTCTCGGCCAGCGAGTTCGCCTGAACGAGGCTCGAGGTGCCGCTGACGGCATGCGCGAAGTCGCCGACCTTCTCAAAGAGCGGCGCGCCGTTGATGTCCTTCAGCGACGTCTGGTCGAGCGACGGGGAGGCGAGAAGCGCTCGTGCCGCTTCTTCGATTCGACCCAGGAAGTTCGTGATGTCCGTCGTGAACGTCTCGCGGACATCGTCGATTGAGAATCCTGACATACCAGCCCCTCACGCTCGGCCAGGCCGAGAAAAACCGGGAAGCAAAAAGTGTCGAAAACCGTGGGCGGCCTCAGGCCACCTTGAACTGACGGATGTTCTGCGTGATTTGCTCGGTGAGCGAGATGAGCTCGCCGACCGTGGCCACGGTTCCGTCAGCGCCCTTCTGCGTCTGCTGGGCGATGGCGGTGACCTCTTCCATCGTGCGCACCATGGTCTGCGTGCCCTCGACCTGCGCCTTCGCGACGGTAGCGATGTGAGCGACGAGGCCGGCCGACTCGGTGGACACCTGGCGAATCTTGCCAAGCGACACGCCGGCTTCGGCGACCAGCTGCGACTCCTGCTCAACGACCTGCGTCTGCCGCTCGATGGCTTCGGCGGTTTCCTTCGTCTCGGCGTGGATGGCCTTGACGAGCTTGTCGATTTCCTTGGTGGCGGCGGCCGTTCGTTCGGCGAGCTTGCGCACCTCTTCGGCAACGACGTGGAAGCCGCGGCCGTGTTCGCCGGCGAGCGCGGCTTCGATGGCGGCGTTCAGCGCGAGGAGGTTGGTCTTCTCGCTGATGCGGCTGATGGTGGCGACGATGCCCGTGATCTCGAGGGACCGATCGCCGAGAATCTTCATGCGCTTGGCACCGGCCTGAACGCTTGCGCGAAGCTCGTTCATCGTCGAGATGACGTTCTCGACGCGCTCGGCGCCTTCGATGGCTGACGCCTCGGTGCGCTGTGCGGCGGTCGCCGCCGTGAGGGCGTCCTGGCTGACGCGAGAGTTCTCTTCGCTCATCTGCATGACGAGCTGGCGAGCGGTGAGGATGTCCTTCGCTTGGTTGGTGGCGCCGTTGGCCATGCCCTTCGCGAGGCTCGAGATCTCGACGACGGCGCGGTTGGAACGCTCCAGCTGTTGCTGGATGCGACCGATAAGGTTCTGCATGCTCTCGAGGAGGTTGTTGAAGCCGTCGGCCACGTTACCGAGGGCTCCTTCCGTCACGCGGGCGCGGACCGTGAGGTTTCCGTCGGCGGCGTCCGAGACGACCTGCAGCAAGTCGAAGATGTTCTCTTGGAGCTGGCGGTTCTCGTCTTCAACGCGGTTCTTGAGCGTACGAGCTTCGACGAGGGCGTCGTTGATCTGGCCGTATTGCGTGCCGATCTGACCGAGCTCGTCTTGCGCGTCGAGGCGGAGTTGCTCTTCCATGGTGCCGGCGATCATGCGGCCCGTCGCGGAGCCGAGGACGGCGATGGAGCGCTGAACCGAGAGGAAGAAGCCTACGAACAAGTACGCGAGCGCGAGGGCCGCGAAGACGGCGATGCCGAGGGCGAGGTTTCGGTCGAAGGTATAGCCGTCGACGCGGTCTTCGATGAGGGCGTCGAGCTGGGGACCGATGCGGCGCCAGAGCTCAACGGTCTGCAGCGCGTTCTCAAGCGTCGCCGTGACGATGGGGCGGAGCGCGTCCTGGTTCGGCTTTTCTTTCGCCGTGAGGAACTTGGTGCGGACCATCTCGGCGTGCTGGTTGAGCTTGTCGAGGGACTTCTCGGCGAGCTTCAACGTCTGCGCGACGTTTTGACCGCGCTTCTTGGCGGCTTCGCGGAAGCCGGCAAAGTTGGTCTTGTCGAGCTCCGTCGTTTGATTGAGGAACTGCTTGTAGATACCGGCGAGTTCGACGTTTCGTTCCGCTTCGGCCTGCTCGTCGGGCTGCGGCCTCATGCCGAGCGTCGCCGAGCGCGCGATGCTGTCGACGAGCGACGGCATCTTGCGGAGGTAGGCGTCCATCAAGAAGTAGCTCTCGAGCTCTTGGTCGAGGACGAGGTTGGAGTTCGAGCCGGCTTGGTTGAGTACCAGGTCGATCATCAAAGAGGCGATGTCGGCGTGGTACTTGTCGGCCTCGTCGGCCGTGGCGAGCTTCTGCTTCTGGAGCCCCTCCCAGAGGGTCTTCGCCTGCTTCCACTTCTTCGTGGTGCGAAGCTCGTCGCCGACCTCGGCATCCTGCTCGTCGACCTTCTTGACGGCCTTGTTGGCCTCTTCCGTGGCCGCCGTGACGTCGCCGCTAAAGCCCGTCAAGCCCAACGCCACGCCGACCGAGGCCACGCGCCGTCGCTCGATTTGGTAGAGGAACTCGCGCGCCGGCTCGACCCAGCGAACGCCGCTTCGCTCCTTCTCGTTGAACTCGATGCGCTCTTGCGAGATGGCGTTCTGGAGGAAGAGGACGTAGCCGAGCGGGACCGCTACGAGCACGCCGATGATCAAGAATTTCCAGACGTATTTCAGTCTGTTCATCAAGGCCATGGAAGGCTGAAAGAGGAACGAGACCATCCCCCACACCTGTCCGAACCCGCTCGGCGTCCCGCCAGCATTCATGGTCGTCTTCTCCTAAAACTCGAAACTCTCAAATCGCACCGGCAGCGCGGGAAGCGCGTGGCTGAGTGGCCGCTCCGCCGGTGAAAAACTCTTTGTCGCCCCGCCAGAACCCCCGGAGGTCTCTGGCCCCATCCCCTAAGCCGCTATCTTCCTCGCTACTGATATTTCAGTTGCTCCAGTCGCTGCAAAAGAGCGGCTGTGTCGAGCACCGTGACGAAGAGGCCTCCACGGTTGTCGGCCTCCAAGAATCCCTGGACGAGCGGGTTGTCGCCGCCGGCTTTCGGCCGGCTGAGGACGCCCGGTCCGATCTCGAGGACGATCTCCATCCGGTCGATGAGGACGCCCGCCATGAGGTTGCTCGCTCGAATCACGAGGACCGGGTACGGCTTTCCGTCACCGACCGTGATTTCCGAGCGTTTGCTGGCAGGGATCTCGAGAATTTCAGCCAGGTCGATCAGCGCCAGCGGTGTTCCGCGGAAGTTGAACAGGCCGAGCATGGCCGACTTGGACAGCGGCACGGGAGCCAATTGGTCGACTGTCACCAGCTCGCCAACGAGGCCGATGTCGAGGGCGAAGCAGTCGCCGCAGAGCCAGAACGCGCACACGCGCTGGACCCCGCCGCCCTTGTTGGCAGCGCCTTGTGATCCCCCCGACCCGCCGGACCCCTTGCCGCTGCTCTGACCGCTGCCGGAACGGCCGGAGGAGCCCGAGCCGCTTCCGCCTTTCGAGGAGCCGCGCGAGCGGGAGGAACCTTTGGAAGACTCAGTTGCCATGGTTTCCCTTCAGCTGACTTCAGCCGACGTAACGCTTGATGATTGCTTGGAGCGTGTCGGGGGTGAACGGCTTCGCGACGTGGTCGTCGGCGCCTTGTTTCTGGCCCCAGAAGCGGTCGCTGTCGCCGCCCTTGGACGTCACGAGGACGACCGGAATCTTGGAGGTGTCGGGGTCGGTCTTGAGCTTGCGGCAGGCGTGAAAGCCGTTCATCGACGGCATCACGACGTCGAGGAAGATGAGCTGCGGCTTCACCTCTTTGGCCCGGGCGAGCGCCTCGCTGCCGTCGGTGGCGTATTCAGGCTTGTGACCGGACGACGTCACGACGCGGCCGATGAGCTCGCGGTCGGTCTGTACGTCGTCAACGATGAGAATGGTTCCCATGGAGTCCTCGGAATTGGGCAGGCGGCGTTCAGGCGACGAGCAAGCGCTCTAGGTCAACATACGTAATGGGCTTTGTCAGTACGGAATCAAAACCGGCGGCCGAGAGCTCGTCGACCTTCTCGCGAGAAGGCGTGTCGAGCACCGCGACGACCGCCAGATGGGAGAGATCGTCGGCCTTTCGGACCTGGGCCACGGCGCGTACCGCAGCGTCGCCGGCGGCGTCCGCGTTGAGGATGACCATCCGCGGCCTCTCCCTGAGGATCGCGGCGAAGATGTCTTTGTCGGAGTCGAAGGCCACGAGCGACAGGGGCTCGGCGCGGTTCTGAAGCAGCTTGGTGAGCGGCGCCTGGAACCCTTCGACGTCGGGCTCGAGGATCATGACGGCGCTGGGTCGCTTGGTCTCGGCGGCGACCGCTGCGACGTGCCGCTCGCGGATGAGCCCCACGTGGAGGAGCCTCGCGACGATGTGGGCGGCCTCGCGCGCCGGTAGGCCGCTGCGGTTCGTCAGCGTCTGAACGCTGTTGCCACCACCCACGAGGCTGAGAATGCGGCGCTCCTCGGCGGAGAGCTCGAAGTCGCGAAGGCGGCGGCTGAAGTTCTCGGCGCGCTCGAAGACCGCCTCGGTCTTGGGCAGACGCGCCTCGACGGTCGCGCGGCCAGAAGGCCGACGGAACAGCTCGAGCTCGAGCTGGTCGACCGAGATGCGAAGGCCGTAGGCGTCGACGTAAGAAGGGTGCGTCGGCCGCTCGCGCCAGAAAAAGCGCACCGAGCTCGCCTCGATGATGTCGAGGAGCGAGCGCTTTCCCTGCCTTTGAAGCAACGGCGCGAGATCGGTCGTCGGCAGGTAGCCGCGCTCGGCGAGGGTCACGAAGAACGGCTTGCCGCTCGAGCGCTGGTCGGCTTCTGCGCGCTCGCGCACGTCGGCGGCGAGGGCCGGCAGCGCGACCTTCGCGTCGCGGCAGTAGTCGATGGGATCGTGGCTCGTGGCGAGGAGGACTTCGCCGCGGCGAAGGTACGCGACGACCTTGCGGCTGCCGGCGGCGAGCCAAAGCTCGCCCGTTTGACCCGAGGCACGGATCATCTTCACGATGTCCGTGGGGGACCAGCCGGTGGCCTTGCCGGAGAGCGACCCCTCGCCCTCTTCGACCGGCTCCGCGGGGCCAGCGCCGCCGAGCACTTCTTTGAAGACCGGCACGAGGGCGTCGAGCACTTGTCCGACGAGCTCGGGCGTCAAAAACTTTCGCGCAAAGTAGGGCGCCGGTTGGTTGGCGCCGAGCTGCGCCATCCAGTCGGGGATGCGCGCAAACTGCGGCCGCAGCGACGCGAAGAGCGACTTCGCCGCCGTCTCCTTCTGGCGAAAGGAGAAGAGCGAGACGCTGGCCGGCGCCGGCGGACGCGACGGCCTCAGCGACGCCGTCGCCGCTTGCGCCTTCTTGTCGAGCACCGCTTGCACACGCGTGACGATGTCGTCGGGCGAAAACGGCTTCGAGACGTAGTCGACCTGCGCGCGCATCCCCTTGAAGAGCTCGCGGACGTTCTCGTCCTTCGCCGTCATCAAGATGATCGGTACGTTGGCCGTGCGCGCATCCTGACTAAGCCGCTGCGCGACATCGATGCCACGCATGTCGGGGAGGACGAAGTCGAGGAGAATGAGCTCGGGGATGCCGTGGTGATGCGTCGCCTTGAGCAGGCCCTCATGGCCCGTCGTGGCGTAGTCGATGGTGGCATCGATGTTCTTGAGCGCCAGGCCGACGGCCTTGCGAACGGTGAGGCTGTCGTCGATGACGAGGAGACGCGACGTCATCAGCGCACCTCCGCGACAATGCCAGAGACCTTGCGCGGGCCTTGGCGAAGGCGCCCGGTAAGCAAATCGAGGACCGCCGGCCCACCTTCGGCGACGGCCTTGGCGATATCGTCTTCCGCGCCCGACGCGCCCGTCAGCGCGACGACAACGTCGCCGCTCGCGGCTCCAAAACGCATCATGAGGGAACCCGTCTTTCCGAAAGCGTTGGAGAGGTTGTACGCGTTGGGCAGTCGCATCGGCGAAAGGATGCGAAGCGGCACTTCGGGCCCCGCCGGCCAATAGACGATCCAGTCTTCACCGTCGGGCGCGAGGTGCAGCGCGGCGTAGCTGCCGCCGAGCATGTCACGGAGCTTGCGCTCCTTCTCGTCGTCGGGCTCTTCGCGGCGCATGGCGTCGGCCACGCGGGCCGCTTCCGCGTCGACGAGCAACGGTGCGCCCGGGTCAACGCGAAGGAGAGCCGTGAGCCCCTCGGTCGTGCCTTGCACAACGAGCGGCAACGAATCGCTGGGGGTGTCACCGCCACACGTCATGGCGCCGACCCAACCGTTGGCGTGTTGACGCTCGCTCGTGCGGACGGGACCGTGGCGGGCGTCGGCGGGCCCGGCACCGAGGAGGCTCCCGGTGGCGCTCACAGTGTTGGCGGTGAGGGCTCGAATGCGCGCGGCGATGCGCCCCGCAGACAGCGGCGGAGAGAGCAGCGTCACGCGGCCGCTCTGAATCGTCACCGTCGGTCGCACGAGCGGCTCTTCGCAGAGGAGCAAGAGCGAGATCGTCGGCATGCTGCGCGTCATGAGCTCGACGATGTCGTCGGGCACGCGACGCTCACCAGCGGCGAGCCACGCGACGAGCAGCGCCGGCGGCGGAGCACCGGTGGCCGCGAGCCACGAGACGAGCTGCGTGGCCGGTGCAGCGGTTGCGTCGCCAGTCCAAAGGAAACGGCGGACGCCCGCTGCTTCACACGCGCCGACGATGTCGCCGAGCAACGACTCGGGCATGCGGTGCGATGCCACCACGACGGTGGACTTGCTCTCTTCGGGCGATTGATTGGTCACGTCAGACCCCCACGAAATCGCTTGAACCGACGAGGTCCTTGAGGAGCGTCGGAACGTCGAGCCAACCGATGGAACGGTTGTCGATGGTTCGAGCCGCCGAGATCCACGGCGGCAACTTGTCACTGCCCGGTTGGTCGCGCTTCGCGCGCACGGTCGCTTGAACCATTCCAACGACGCTCAAGACTTCGAGCGCCCATCCGATGTCGGACTCGTCGGCGCTGACGACGATGCCCTCTGTCTCCTTGCGACGTGGAGCGTCGGGAGCGCGATCACCGATGAGCGCAACGGAGATGATGATGCGCCCCTGATAGACGGCGAGACCACCGACCCAACGACGCGCCAACTGCAGCGGCGTCGTTTCGTACTGGATGATTTGATAGACGGAGTCGACGGGAACAGCGACGCGAGCTCTCCCGATGGAGAACTCGAGACCCGTCTGGATCGGCGCCTCGGTCGACGTGTCGCTCATAATGGCGGCACAACGTACTCCTTAGTTTCTTCCGCGATCAAGCCTGCGGCATGTGTTTCTTTGGAGCGCAAGCGCGAGCGATGAAGGCGCAAATGTGGGTGGAGGAAGGCGTGTCACGCGACACCCGCGCAGGACAAAACGCAAAGCGCCCCGACCGCGAGGTCGAGGCGCTTGCAGAATGCAGCGGTCCGAACGGCTTAGCTGGCAGAGCGGGACCGCGTGGGTGCCTCGCGCGCCGCGCTACCCCTTCTTCGGGGCCGCCGGCGCCGCCGCCGCGGGTTTGGCCTGCGCGCCCTGGAAGAACGCCTTCAGATCGTTGACGGGAACCCAGGAGCCGTCTTTGGCCCCCGTGATCCAGACCTTGTCGAGGCCCTGATTGTCGGCAGCGCCGAAGGTGACCGGCGCGCCGAGACCCGGGTCCCAGTCACGAATCGAGGCGAGCGAGGTCTGGAACTTCGCTCGCGTGAGATCTTTGCCCGAGCGCTTGAGGGCTTCGACCAAGACCTTCGCGTTCACGAAACCCTCAAGGGCCCCGAAGCTGTAGCGCAGCGAGCGATAGTTGGGGTCCTGGAGGTCCGCCGGCGGCGTCGGGTTGCGCTTGTCGACGAGGTTTCGGTACTCGGCGACGACGGGGACTTCAACGGCCTCCCACGACGGAACCACCTGGGTGTTGATGAGGTTGGTCGTGACCTTCTTGCCCGAGTCCTTCTCGTACTGGTTGAGCATGCGGATCAGCGTGTCGGCGCCGACGAAGCTCACGTTCGAGATGGGAGCCTGGTAGCCGGCGTTGCGAGCGTCACGAACGAAGCCGGCGCACGCCTGGTACGCGCCCACGGAGACAATCGCGTCGACGCCCTTGGCCTTGAGCTCTTCGACCTGCTTCGCGTTCGAGACGTCGAACTTCTGCCCACGCTCGTACCGCGTGACGACGACCTCCGGCAACTTGAGGGTGGGGTCCTTTTCGTTGAGCTGCCGAACCGCCAACTTCGTGCCCGAAAGGCCGGCCTCGCCGTAGGCGTCGTTTTGGATGAAGACGCCGATCTTTCGATGGCCGAGCTTGATGTAGTTCTCGACGCTCTCGCGGGTCTCCTGGTTGTACCCAGCGCGGACGTTGTAAACCTGCTCGAGGAAGGGCGCCTCGCGCTGCTTCTGACCGCCCGTGAAATTTCCGAGGAGCACGAGCTTCTGCTCCTTCGTCTTCTCGAGCTCCGGCAAGACTGCGTAGAGCGTCGGCGTGCCGACGGAGTTGAAGAGCGCGAAGACCTTGTCTTCGCCCATCAGCTTCTTGAAGGCCTCGACGGCGGGCTCGGGGTTGTAGGTGTCGTCGCGAGAGATGAGCTCGATCTTGCGGTCGTGAACGCCACCGTTTGCGTTGACCTCTGCGATGTACGCTGTCGCGCCGCGCCACACCTCGGTCCCGAGGCCTGCCGACGGGCCACGGAAGACGGCGAACTGGCCGATGATGACCTTGTCGTCGAAGACGCCGACGTCGGTTTGCTTCTTTTCTTGCGAGGGATCGGGATCCATCTCGACGGCACGCCTCTTCTTGCCGCAACCCGCCAAGAGAACGACCGTCGAGGCAACAAGGAGCCAGCCGAGTTTTCGCATGAGAATCCCTTTCCGGTGGTGCGCGCTCTTGGCTCAAAGCCGGGCGCGCGATTTCGCCTGCAACAGACAAAGCGGCGACCATGCAACTTTACACGGGCACCCAGGAAGGCCGTCAAGATTCGGGCGCGTGGGCCCGCACGATTTATCGCTCCTTGTGAAGCGTTCGGCGGCGCCGACCTACAGCGAAACCGACGAGCTCCTCGTCGACGGTCGGCCCTCTCCCCGTTGAACGTGAACGTGCCCGCTCCCGGTCCGATCTCGGCCAGCCGGCTCAACCGCAAGGGCGCGCAGACCTCTTGCACACTGCACCTTTTCAAACTGGGCACGAGGTCGCATGAAGTGCGTATGCACAATCGCTTCGCCGAAGCGTTGACACTTGGAAAGCTCCGTTGTTAGCGTCGCGGCTGCGCTGGTCAAAAGCCGGCGCAGTTGCGGCAGCGCCTTCGCAGGCCGCACACGCATCGACCGCGAGCGTTGTCCCGAGTCCCGCACTCGAACTCACGGTGAAGCGAGCAACGAGCTGCGAACCCCGGTTCGCTCCCCTGCGTAAGCTCTCACTCGATGCGCGAACGTTTCACAGAAGTTTGTCCATAAACATCGAACTGGGTTATCCGTTACGCCAGCCTGCTTTGGTGCTTTCGCCGAAAGCGGTCAGGCACTCTTCGGAACCAAAAGCGCAGCTGTAGGCCACAAAAGCTGCGTTTCACTGTGCGAAAGGTGGAGACATGTTTGAGCGCTTCGGATCGCCGTGTGTGATCGCCGCCGCTTCTGTCATTGTGCTGGCTGCGACCCCTGCCGCGGCGCAGGGAACGCCTCCTGCGCCTCCCGGCGGGGATGCGCCGCCTGCTGCTGCCCCGGCCCCTGCGCCGGCGGCGGGAGCTTCGGCGGGTGGGTCGCTTTCAACGGGGGGCTTGACGCTCGGCGGTAGCGCCGACGTTCCGCCGCCTCCACCGGCCGGCGGCAGCGCCGACGGGAAGCCAGAGGAAAAGTGGGAAGCCCCCACCGCCGGGTACAACGGCGCGTTCTACGTCAAGAGCAAGAACGACTGGTTTCATCTGTATTTCAACGGACGCCTGCAGTTCGACTTCACGGCGCCGTTCGCCGCGGGTGCCTACCAGGCGAACCTCTTCCCCGGGTTTCTCGTGCGCCGCATGCGCATCGAGAACAGCGGCTGCTTCGGCGACAACTTCTGTTACTCGATGCAGCCGGACTTCGGCCCGACCTCAGTGACGGGCACGAACCAAGCGGCCGCGCCGCGCACGTCGAGCATCATGGCGACGGCCTTCGTGAACTACAAGGCGCATGACCTCCTGCAGGTCATGATGGGTATCGTTCAGACGCCCTTCGGCCTCGAGGCTCGCACGACGTCGAAGTACAAGGATTTCCTCGAAGACGGCATCTCGACCAAGTTCGCCGTCCCGAACGCCACCGAGCAAGGCGTCACGCTCTGGGGCGCTACCGACAAGAACATGTTCAACTACGAAGTTGGCGTGTTCGGCGGCGATGGCGCTGCGCGCACCAACGCCGACGGTCGCTTCGACTTCATCGGTCGCGTCTTCGCGATCCCGATGGCCGGGTCGAAGGGCCCGGTGGAGAACCTTCAGATCGGCGTCTCCGGCAAGTACGGGTCGCGCGACACGAAGAAGGTCAACTACGACATGCACAGCATCACGACCGGCAACGGCGTGGCGCTCTGGAGCCCGACCTACGCGGCGGGCGCTGCTGGAACGACCCGCATTCTCCCCGCTGGCGGCCAGATGGCCTTCGGTGGTGAGCTCCGCGTTCCCGTCGAGAACTTCGACCTCACCGGTGAGTTCCACTACGTGAGCAACAAGACCCGCGAAGAGCTCGACAGCCGCCTCGGCTCGGGCAACTTCGAACGTTACGGCGAGCTCTCGGGCATCGCCTACTACGCGCAAGCCAGCTACTGGTTCGGCAAGCGCGACATCAACGGCCAGCCGGGCTACTTCCGCATCGCGAAGATGAAGTTCAAGAAGCCCGAGGCTCCGAAGGCTGGCGACAAGCCGAAGGGTCCCGACACGGCGTGGCGCGTCCGCGTTCGCTACGACCAGGTCATGGCGAAGTACGAAGGCGCGAAGGACAACGGCGCTGTCACGCAACGCGCCGTGAACGGCGTCCAGGTTCCCTTCTACGACGGCGACATCAACATCCGGT
Proteins encoded:
- a CDS encoding Hpt domain-containing protein gives rise to the protein MSGFSIDDVRETFTTDITNFLGRIEEAARALLASPSLDQTSLKDINGAPLFEKVGDFAHAVSGTSSLVQANSLAESARMLEHLAGKGLEEVRAIEAHAKEARRIAQHCAEGATEMRAMLDLELKHDSDEAEWLLLAFRDKLADVVGAPFAEKVEGPAYDAEVRASLAASAPASTVDPNDVSAPPSQAPVFDEELQVIFREEVRESGEALARHVQAFIDDADKMVAAGHIERILHGIKGGAGAAGFPEVHKLSEQLRRNFEGVIIGSTSITPAFIEQQIRDLERMLHMAGAPRLGVMYVAAPAEEVTDLPSEELEVVPEGELDTMFHDEARDLLVPLQGYLQKLLENPKDESSSKSVERIFHTLKGSASFAGLSNVSEAASELQARMMGVVEHTTPVTHGFLEQVARDTNRILRQVNLPEIAVATSRGEEFSFAEEEPGPPPSRATGPEPIHAVQHREFLEQAKGILYGVQECVSALSVDATDLSAARKLERMFGELNVLAQKNDLPQYASAAADCSKMMKDVADGRLDAGEDTLAAFALESNSLLRKVDLKPITLSPPPMSGDSPSGEEGAEFSFAEESPSGEESAEIDKELQAIFQEEARELVVALQGHLQALLADPTNVASADHVERIYHTLKGAAATVGLKEVSKIAESLQKRMEEVLESGTDVDEQFLKNLLGDTRRLLKLANLPELDVAKSPKEPASAAEPPSEVGDAKKFFMEEAKELCERAGQYLDELAKAADPRAREVRGELGKLFHRLKGSALVVAEDAIATEAARLQSLASADKTSAAVLQRGLARVTQLLQSERAEEPSFSSAAAKKPAKAPRVKEAVVRERVQLPAEPDLVDAFNQECSELLDQLDRAILALEETNQPKAAIETLMRLTHTLKGAVNTIGLGPTGAILHRVETFLEGLIEATILPSMKAVATFLLEVQQDVRRNLRQAADGYVETSIARVESRIGNVLAGSKAAYEPVSHTGGSSVSIINVDTGGGSGDAESLAPGAPADAADRRFIRVSTERLDALMNLAGELVVSRSRLMSRIDVLKQLQLELGRSRRRLMDTVESFREEHEFTYRRPGEMHAAYQQTVAQLANRPAEGAATALAKLTSEDQMGAFSDAELDRYDDVNVLARSLAEMSNDFNEMYGQLYRELSAFAADSEAHGSIVTGIQSEVTRARMVPLEFLFQRLRLPVRDAAAREGKEVRVVTSGEDVNIDKTIADALFGPMLHLVRNAVVHGIEAPNARQATGKKETGTLTLAARQESGQIVLEVRDDGNGLDLAALHAKGVQMGVIPAETSVNDQVVKDLVFAAGLSTKATVGNVAGRGVGGNVVRRAVDRLNGSIRVDTMPGKGTAFLVTLPLTLAITKALLVSSRGRSYAIPLYFAQHILDAEEGVIVESAGIRRVKLDETYVSVLTMDELFGVTDRSSAEKRGPVIVLRVGDQRLMLQVDAVIGQEEIVVKSLGDLLTGHPVLAGVTIRGTGELSLILDIPGVVEAHAGRALSGGGPRFQPTTTSLERPKKATQLRMPAVQRKVRVLFVDDSLSVRKIAEKELTNLGTDVTTAVDGLDAMSKLREGHYDLIFTDLEMPRMHGYDLIRELRFLPAYQDLPIIVVSSRSGQKHQDQARALGCTDYLTKPFNARQLEGALEKYGPKKKPVGAQGAGDDSQSHSQDSGDSQ
- a CDS encoding chemotaxis protein CheW, giving the protein MATESSKGSSRSRGSSKGGSGSGSSGRSGSGQSSGKGSGGSGGSQGAANKGGGVQRVCAFWLCGDCFALDIGLVGELVTVDQLAPVPLSKSAMLGLFNFRGTPLALIDLAEILEIPASKRSEITVGDGKPYPVLVIRASNLMAGVLIDRMEIVLEIGPGVLSRPKAGGDNPLVQGFLEADNRGGLFVTVLDTAALLQRLEQLKYQ
- a CDS encoding response regulator, whose product is MGTILIVDDVQTDRELIGRVVTSSGHKPEYATDGSEALARAKEVKPQLIFLDVVMPSMNGFHACRKLKTDPDTSKIPVVLVTSKGGDSDRFWGQKQGADDHVAKPFTPDTLQAIIKRYVG